GCGGCTTGCGCTGGGGCTTCGGCATGGCTTCTCCTTAGCTGTGAGGACGGCTGTTCACAATGTATACTTATGGCCCTCGCCGCACAAGGATCTGGACGAACGTTACCATTGCGCCAGCCGCCGTGCAGGGGGCGGCCTCGACCTTCACGACGAGGCCCCGGACGCATCCGCGCCCGGGGCCTCGCTCATCATCGCCACCGAGAAACTCGTCACACGATCGTCGGCTCCATGAAGTAGTCGAACCCGTGCTCCGAACTCCGCCACGCGCGGATGCGGAAGATGCGCGCGGGGGCATCGGGCTCCAGGCGCAGCCACTGCGAGCCGCCGTGCCAGAAGAAGCGCTGGCCGGTGAGCAGCTCCTCCACCTCCCACGGGTCGTGCCAGCCGATGCCCATGTCGGGGAGCGGAAAGTGGAGCATGGTCTCGTGCGCGGCGAACGGGTCCAGGTTCACGGCCACGAACACCATCGACGTGCGGTCCGGCGTCATCTTGCCGTAGAACAGCACGTTGTCGTTGTCCGCCGGGTAGAAGCGCAGGTTGTCGTACTCGTGCAGCGCGCGGTTCTGCCGGCGGATCTCGTTCAGCCGCGTGATCAGCGCGCGGATGTTGCCCGGGCGGTCCCAGTCCCACGCCTTGATCTGGTACTTTTCGCTGTCCAGGTACTCTTCCTTGCCCGGCGCCAGCGGCGTGGCCTCGCACAATTCGAAGCCGCTGTAGATGCCGTAGACCGACGACAGCGTGGTGGCCAGCACCGCGCGGATCATGTGCGCCGGCCGCCCGCCGCGCTGAAGGAACTCGGGGTTGATGTCGGGCGTGTTGGGGAACAGGTTGCCCCGGAAGTACTCGTTCATGGGGCCCTGCGTGAGCTCCGTGAAGTACTCCGTGAGCTCGCCCTTGAAGTTGCGCCAGGTGAAGTACGTGTAGCCCTGCGTGAAGCCCGCCTTGGCCAGCGCGCGCATCATCTTGGGCCGCGTGAACGCTTCCGAGAGGAAGATCACCTGAGGGTGCTGCTGCTGCACCTCGCGGATCATCCACTGCCAGAACTGCACGGGCTTGGTGTGCGGGTTGTCGACGCGGAAGATGTTCACGCCCTGCTCCACCCAGTGCAGGATCACGTCGCGCCACTCCGCCCACTGCGCTTCCCAGTCTTCGCCGTAGAAGTTCAGCGGATAGATGTCCTGGTACTTCTTGGGCGGGTTCTCGGCGTACATGATGGTGCCGTCCGGGCGGATGTAGAACCAGCCCGGGTGTTCCTTGGCGTACGGATGGTCGGGCGACACCTGGATGGCGAAATCCAGGGCGATCTCCAGCCCGTGCTCGCGCGCGGCCTCCACCAGTCGCCGGAAGTCCTCGAGCGTGCCCAGGTCCGGGTGCACCTCCTTGTGCCCGCCCGCGTCCGATCCCACCGCGTAGGGCACGCCCGGCTCGTCTGGCCCCGGGTTCAGCGTGTTGTTCTTGCCCTTGCGGAACTTGAAGCCGATGGGGTGGATGGGCGGAAAGTACAGCACGTCGAAGCCCATGTCGCGCACGTACGGCAGCTTGGCGATCACGTCGTCGAAGGTGCCGTGGCGGCTCTCGTCGTCGCTCATCGAGCGCGGGAACAACTCGTACCAGGCGGCGAAGCGTGCGGCCACGCGGTCCACCTGCACGGGAAGAACGTGCTCGTACCGCGTCAGGTCTTCACGCAGCGGGTAGCGCTCCATCAGTTCCAGCAGCCCGGGGTCCAGCGCGGCCGCCACCCGTTCCGCCACCGTCAGGTGCGAGCCCGATTCCACGTCGTCGCGGAAC
This sequence is a window from Longimicrobium sp.. Protein-coding genes within it:
- a CDS encoding alpha-1,4-glucan--maltose-1-phosphate maltosyltransferase → MPERIDASRRVVIENVYPELDCGRYAVKREVGDTVSVEADIFKEGHDALSAAIWYRPEDDETWQESRMKFWDNDRWRGSFSPDRNCRWYFIVVAWTDVFGTWQSDLRKKYDAGQEVLLELFEGAQLIASAAAPLAHGPDRARMMEYLAEVVGDEKLASGGLIPTSAWDTFRDDVESGSHLTVAERVAAALDPGLLELMERYPLREDLTRYEHVLPVQVDRVAARFAAWYELFPRSMSDDESRHGTFDDVIAKLPYVRDMGFDVLYFPPIHPIGFKFRKGKNNTLNPGPDEPGVPYAVGSDAGGHKEVHPDLGTLEDFRRLVEAAREHGLEIALDFAIQVSPDHPYAKEHPGWFYIRPDGTIMYAENPPKKYQDIYPLNFYGEDWEAQWAEWRDVILHWVEQGVNIFRVDNPHTKPVQFWQWMIREVQQQHPQVIFLSEAFTRPKMMRALAKAGFTQGYTYFTWRNFKGELTEYFTELTQGPMNEYFRGNLFPNTPDINPEFLQRGGRPAHMIRAVLATTLSSVYGIYSGFELCEATPLAPGKEEYLDSEKYQIKAWDWDRPGNIRALITRLNEIRRQNRALHEYDNLRFYPADNDNVLFYGKMTPDRTSMVFVAVNLDPFAAHETMLHFPLPDMGIGWHDPWEVEELLTGQRFFWHGGSQWLRLEPDAPARIFRIRAWRSSEHGFDYFMEPTIV